Part of the Bacillus sp. N1-1 genome, CTAATTTCGTTTCATCTGTGTGGAGGCTAATTGCGCCTACTTTCTTGTAGCCCGTTTCTGTCTCTCCATCCTCCATTAATTGTTCAATTAAATTTGGATAGTATTTTGCTCCACCTTTGGCGAGTCGATACCATACCTTATTTCGGCGTTGAGAGAGCCATGGACATACGATCCCTGCTGCGGCTTCCGTAGCCTGGCCAGGTTCGTTTCGGTCGATAATTGTAACATCTACCCCCATTTTTGCTAGATGGTAGGCAGTTGAGGCACCAAGAATACCTGAGCCTATAATAATCATTGAATTCATCAGTAACACCTATTTCGTTAAATTCATTTCTTTTTCATTTTACACACAATCATAAAGCCGCTCAAGCAGTTAATAGACGCGTTGTCGAGAAACAACTTTCTTCTATATAAATTGCTCTCTATGCTAAAATGACACCATTACATTATGAAGGAGTTTCATCATGAAAAAAACATTGGATCATATGGGAATTGCAGTTAGACGATTAGATGAAAGTGTTCAGTTTTATACTGAAGTATTAGGGGGAGAACTATTCGACCGCTATCGCAGTGAAGCTACAGGAGTTGAGAGCGAAATTGCAGTGATTGACCTTAACGGAAGTCGTATTGAATTGCTTATGCCTACAAACAACACAACTTCTCCAATCGCACGATTTATGAAACAAAAAGGAAAAGGCGTTCACCATATTGCATACAGGGTCGAGAACCTTGATGAAGCCCTTAAAGAATTAAAACAACA contains:
- a CDS encoding VOC family protein, with amino-acid sequence MKKTLDHMGIAVRRLDESVQFYTEVLGGELFDRYRSEATGVESEIAVIDLNGSRIELLMPTNNTTSPIARFMKQKGKGVHHIAYRVENLDEALKELKQQSIRVMEETLRINKHGRRLIYLNPADTEGTIIEYCDYPETD